A region from the Rhodamnia argentea isolate NSW1041297 chromosome 7, ASM2092103v1, whole genome shotgun sequence genome encodes:
- the LOC115751998 gene encoding uncharacterized protein LOC115751998, with protein sequence MERAQAETATVMQPYELSYSDLVLLSSPPSSPSSSSEAELQRLDSIRRSVMEALGPAGPGLLCVRDVAEASALRRKLLPLSRRLALLDPERRRRILQAHQLGTDVPKKDPYRSVSSFAMQLRYAQGAELAQSKAISNMNSLDSEMDNLNLDITMEFQDKEFDHLGFFFKKLGSLMMELGLGLARICDGAIGGHELEQSLVESCAAKGRLIHYHSRAENLVLKQDGRRLGSKQGIAKQKKVDDHAFCNGREPQPIPQKKTNGGEGKSCGSNSNLWQQWHYDYGIFTVLTAPMFLSPAFPPELNSDRETSVASVEEGPYPDGLTYLQILNPIRNGILTVKTSPESFIIQVGEAANVLSRGKLRSSLHCVRRPPKVDNVSRETFVVFLQPAWSKTLSLSDYPMDQLSYPEVATDNICLTEQKRTQLIDEIQKTVPPLFLRLKDGMTFAEFSRETTKQYYGGSGLQSNRLSDL encoded by the exons ATGGAGCGAGCGCAAGCAGAGACGGCGACGGTGATGCAGCCCTACGAGCTCTCTTACTCCGATCTCGTCCTCCTGTCCTCACCGCCGTCGTCGCCTTCTTCCTCGTCGGAGGCGGAGCTTCAGCGGCTCGATTCGATCCGGAGGAGCGTGATGGAGGCTCTCGGCCCCGCCGGCCCCGGTCTGCTGTGCGTGAGGGACGTAGCCGAAGCTTCCGCTCTCCGCCGTAagctccttcctctctctcgccGTCTCGCTCTTCTCGACCCCGAGCGTCGCAGGCGCATTCTCCAG GCTCATCAACTGGGGACTGATGTTCCCAAGAAGGATCCCTATAGGAGTGTCTCCTCTTTTGCTATGCAACTGAGATATGCTCAAGGTGCAGAGCTTGCTCAAAGCAAAGCAATAAGTAACATGAATAGTTTAGATTCAGAAATGGACAATCTTAACTTGGATATTACAATGGAATTTCAGGACAAAGAGTTTGATCATCTTGGATTTTTCTTCAAGAAGCTAGGTTCCTTGATGATGGAACTCGGGCTTGGTCTTGCACGAATATGTGATGGGGCCATTGGTGGCCATGAGTTAGAACAAAGCTTAGTGGAATCGTGCGCTGCTAAAGGCCGTCTTATTCACTACCATTCAAGGGCAGAAAACCTTGTTCTCAAACAAGATGGTAGAAGACTCGGATCCAAGCAAGGAATTGCTAAACAAAAGAAGGTAGATGATCATGCTTTCTGTAATGGAAGAGAACCACAGCCAATTCCTCAGAAGAAGACAAATGGTGGTGAAGGCAAGTCTTGTGGGTCCAATTCCAATCTATGGCAGCAGTGGCATTATGACTATGGCATTTTCACTGTTCTAACAGCTCCTATGTTTCTTTCACCTGCTTTTCCACCAGAGCTGAATTCCGATCGTGAAACTTCGGTGGCCAGTGTTGAAGAGGGCCCTTACCCGGATGGTCTGACATACTTGCAAATTCTCAATCCCATTAGGAATGGTATCTTAACGGTGAAGACATCTCCTGAAAGTTTCATAATTCAAGTGGGTGAAGCGGCTAATGTCTTGTCCAGGGGGAAGCTACGCTCAAGCCTTCACTGTGTGCGCAGACCACCAAAAGTTGATAATGTGAGCAGAGAAACTTTTGTTGTGTTCTTGCAGCCTGCATGGAGTAAAACTTTATCTCTATCTGATTATCCGATGGATCAGTTATCATACCCTGAAGTAGCTACTGATAATATTTGTCTCACTGAGCAAAAAAGGACGCAACTGATTGATGAAATCCAAAAAACAGTTCCTCCCCTTTTCTTACGATTGAAAGATGGGATGACTTTTGCTGAATTTTCGCGGGAAACTACGAAGCAATACTATGGTGGCAGTGGCTTGCAGTCCAATAGATTGTCGGATCTTTGA
- the LOC115752013 gene encoding trigger factor-like gives MLDITADSVTQVASNSLAVFCFCNLLIVIILMSPKPSSDSDEGSEFHLPILAHSSLVDEQRIDIERSPEDEGTSPEVLELLCVCENLEKEGGGYNDDDEDDDENDSESNNDDENDDDEDDGESNNDDDNDDDEDDEEFRRRVEAFIDKVNREWKAEKLRTQCLCEQVDF, from the coding sequence ATGTTGGATATCACCGCGGACTCGGTAACTCAGGTGGCCTCCAACTCTCTCGCCGTCTTCTGTTTCTGCAATCTACTGATAGTCATCATCCTTATGTCCCCAAAACCCAGCTCGGATTCCGACGAGGGAAGCGAGTTTCATCTTCCAATTCTCGCCCACAGCAGCCTGGTGGATGAGCAAAGAATAGACATTGAGCGGTCGCCCGAAGATGAGGGGACGTCGCCGGAGGTCCTGGAGTTATTATGCGTCTGTGAAAACTTGGAGAAGGAAGGCGGGGGCTACAACGATGATGACGAAGATGACGACGAAAATGACAGCGAAAGTAATAATGACGATGAGAATgacgacgacgaagacgacGGCGAAAGTAATAATGACGATGACAATgacgacgacgaagacgacGAAGAATTCAGAAGAAGGGTTGAAGCTTTTATTGACAAGGTAAATAGGGAATGGAAGGCAGAGAAATTGAGAACGCAGTGCCTATGTGAGCAAGTGGATTTTTGA